The Phocoena sinus isolate mPhoSin1 chromosome 12, mPhoSin1.pri, whole genome shotgun sequence genome includes a window with the following:
- the LOC116763277 gene encoding spindlin-1-like yields MKTPVGKTAGQRSRADAGHAGVSASKMKKRTSHKKRRSSVGPSTPVSQPPRSIIGHRIRHGWKEGNKPVTQWKGTVLDQVPVNPSLYLIKYDGFDCVYGLELNKDERICALEILPDRVATSQINVAHLADTMIGKTVKHMFETQDGYKEEWRGMVLARAPIMNTWFYITYENNPVLYMHQLLDDYKEGDLHIIPDSIDSSPAERKPGEVLECLVGKQVEYAREDGSKRTGMVIRQVETKLSSVYFIKFDDDFHIYVYDLVNTF; encoded by the coding sequence ATGAAGACTCCAGTCGGGAAGACAGCTGGCCAGCGGTCCAGAGCTGATGCAGGCCATGCTGGTGTATCTGCAAGCAAGATGAAGAAAAGGACGTCCCACAAAAAACGTCGGAGCAGTGTAGGGCCCAGCACACCTGTTTCCCAGCCCCCGCGGAGCATCATAGGCCACAGGATTCGGCATGGGTGGAAAGAGGGGAACAAGCCTGTCACCCAGTGGAAAGGAACCGTTCTGGACCAGGTGCCTGTAAATCCTTCTTTGTATCTTATAAAATACGATGGATTTGACTGTGTTTATGGACTAGAACttaataaagatgaaagaatttGTGCACTTGAAATCCTCCCTGATAGAGTTGCAACATCCCAAATCAATGTTGCACACCTAGCCGACACAATGATTGGCAAAACAGTGAAGCACATGTTTGAGACCCAGGATGGCTATAAAGAGGAGTGGAGGGGAATGGTCCTAGCACGCGCCCCCATCATGAACACGTGGTTTTACATCACCTATGAGAACAATCCTGTCTTGTACATGCACCAGCTCTTAGATGATTATAAAGAAGGTGACCTTCACATTATTCCTGATTCAATTGACTCATCTCCAGCAGAAAGGAAACCAGGAGAAGTCCTGGAGTGCCTGGTAGGCAAACAAGTGGAATATGCCAGAGAAGATGGCTCTAAAAGGACTGGCATGGTCATCCGTCAAGTGGAGACCAAACTGTCGTCTGtctatttcatcaaatttgatgATGATTTCCATATTTACGTCTATGATTTGGTGAACACATTCTAG